GCGTCATTGAGAAGTTCTCGATCGCGACAATTTGGATCGGCTTCTTGACATATCCGAGATACGGTTTCGTCAGTTCGTCTGAACCTGGCCATGCCGTGAGCACGCGTCCCGCCGGCGGATGTTGTTCAAGATATTGAGCGGCCTGCTGGTGCAGTCGAACGAAGTCGGCGTAGTTGAGGTTGTCCTCCGGTGCGAACTGATACGGCGGGTTAATGACCAGCCCAAGCGCAAACGCCAGGCAAACGACACCGACGAACGCTGGCCACCACGGCAGCCTTCGCCACAGAGTTGAAACAAAAACAATGACCACCAGCGGATAAACCGGCAACAAATAGCGCGCAAGCACTGCTCCGCCGACAACCGAAAGTGCAACTAAATACGAAAGCAGAACGACGAGAAAAACCATCTGCTTCGGAATCGTGATCCGCTGGCGCTCCGTGGTGAATGATCCGCCACCGTTGCGCTCAGGTGATTCGAGTGAAATCGGTCGCCGCGTCATCGCCAGCAGCGTCGCGATCGTCAACACGAACATGTTCATGTAGCCGAACGCCTGCCACAACCGTTGTGCCAGCGCCGCAAGGAAGCGCACCGGATGTAACGTCGTTGCAACGTTGTATCGCACGAACTCGGGATTGCCGAAGATGACACCCGTCTCGTGATGGTGATATGCAAACCAGATTGCGAGCGGGCAAACGCCAACCAGCAACCACGCTGCGCGGATCAGGCTCGATCGAAACAGGAACAGCTTGCTCCAGCGCGACTCGCGCGTGGCAATCCCAAGAAGTTCCCAGGCGCACAGCGCGAGCGGCGCAAGGATCGCCGTCTCTTTCGCGAGTCCGGCAAGCGCAAACCAGAACGCCGTCGCCGGATAACGGTCGCGAACATACGCTGCGAGTCCCCAAAGCGTGAAACCCGCGGCCGCCATGTCGAGATGCGCCATCGTGCTCTGCGCGAAGAAGACCGGAAAGATCGCAGTAACAACTACGGAAGCAAGCGCGACCGTGGAGTTCGCGACCTGCCGTGCTAGATGAAAAACGCCGGTGAGCGTGAACGTCGCCACGAGCAGCATCGCAACGCGCGTCACCGCCGCGTGGTAACCGAAGATCTTCCATGCAGCCGCAAGCCAGGCCATTACGAGTGGCGGATGCGCGTTCGTCAGCGTGGAAGTTGGAATGAACTGAAAGTGCTGCCAGATGTCGCGGCCTGCCGGAATGTAATATCCCGCTTCATCCCAAAAATAGGGTAGCCGTAACAACGGAATATGCAGCAAAAGGATGGAAACAAAGATCAGTCCGGCGATGACCGGCAGTCGCTCCCACCACAATCGTGTGGGAGCGCTTGTCAGCGGCTTGGGAAAGCGCAGAATCTTCGCCGTGCGCTGCATTTTTGGTTAGTTGATCGGGCCGCCTACTGCCATGCGCGGATCAAGTTTGATCTCGCCAAAGGTTTGCTCGTAGTTGGTCACGTTCTGCTGAAGGATGGTCATCAAGGCCTTGGCCTGTTGCGGACTTAGATAGATTCCCTGGAAATTGCGGATCTCGACTTCGTTCTCGACCTGCTGTTGCATGGTCCCGAAAACGAGGAAAAAGTCCCAGACATTGACACGGACCTGGACACTATTGGCATAGCTCTCGCGGTATCCCGGTTCATTGACCAGCTTGATATTAGGTTGATTCGGTGGATTTGGCATAAGTCAGGCGTCTCTCTCGCTTTGAATAGAAAAGAAGATATTACCGGAAATTGCTGAGCCTGAAAGCGACACCCGAGGAAAAACGAGAATCGCAGGCCAGCAGCGCTAACGAGGTCGGAAGGTCATGTGCATTCGAAGATGATTGAAAAGTCAGGGAACTCGTCATGGCTGGTGTGGACCTCCGAACCATGGCACAATTAACGAGACACACAGATCCAAGTGCGAAAGTGGCGGAATTGGCAGACGCACCAGACTTAGGATCTGGCGCCGCAAGGCGTGGGGGTTCGAGTCCCCCCTTTCGCACCAAAGTCTTCCGAGGCCTGTTCGATTGAGTTGCTCATGACACCGTGGTACCGAACAGTGCTCCAATCCCTGCCGTTGCAGCCATCGCCAAAGCTCCCCAGAAGGTGACTCGTCCGGCGCCAATCCATGGAGAAGCGCCTCCTGAACGCGCAGCGAGCGCACCCATTCCAAACAGGCAAATCAGTGATGCAGCGGGCACTGCGAAAACGATTCTGGCTTGTGCAACCGACACCACAACTAAAAGTGGTAATGCCGCACCCACCGAGAAAGTCGCTGCGGACGCCAATGCAGCCTGAATAGGACGTGCGAGAAGGTGTTCTGAAAGTCCAAGCTCGTCACGAGCATGCGCTCCAAGAGCGTCATGCGCCATCAATTGCAGGGCGACCGTCCTGGCGAGTTCCGGCTCCAGGCCCCTCTGAACGTAGATTGTGGCAAGCTCATTTTCTTCAGCAGTCCGTTGCGTGGTCAGCTCAGTGCGTTCTAAAGCCATATCCGCGCGTTCCGTGTCGGCCTGCGAACTGACGGAAACGTATTCACCAGCCGCCATGGAAAGTGCGCCCGAGACGAGACCCGCTACACCGGCAAGCATGATTTCGGATCGCTGTGAATTCGCCGCTGCGACGCCCATAACCAGGCTTGCCGTTGAGACGATCCCATCATTTGCTCCTAGGACAGCGGCGCGCAGCCAGCCAATTCGTTCTGACCGATGTTGTTCACGATGTATTCGACGCATGGTCGCAGTGCCTTTCTATTTGGGATTACGCCACTCTCCTGGGTGTACTTGGGGTGATGACTTTGCTCAATTCACGAAGCCACAATACTGAGCTAGCTACAGTGAGGCAAAACACCCAATCACGAAAACTCAAGCTCGACGTGGAAAAAGCACGCTGTAATACAGGCATGTATACCGCGGCGGCCTGCATCGCGAGTGACAAGAAGATTGCAAGCCATACCCAATGATTGCGGAAGATGCCGTGAAACGCGCTCTCGTTATCAGAACGAGCATTTAGGACGTTGAACATCTGGAATAAGACCAATGTCGTAAACGCCATAGTTTGGGCATAAGTCATGCTTCCTGAGCCATCGATCAGCCCTCCTGGAAGACAAGCATCCAGGACGAACAACGTGCCCGTAGCCATCACGGCGCCTACAAAGAAAATTCCCAGCCACATTTGTCTTGTGATCACCTTTTCGCCGATCGGACGGGGTGGCCGGTTCATCACACCGGGATCAGAGGGATCCACGCCTAGCGCAAGGGCGGGTGCCCCGTCGGAGACGAGATTGATCCAGAGGAGTTGTGTTGCCAGCAGCGGCAAGACGACGGCATTGTTATCCGCTCGCAAGCCGATGACCTTGGCGAGCAGAACGCCGAAAAACATCGTCATCACTTCGCCGATATTTGACGACAGCAAGTACCGCAGAAATTTTCTGATATTCGAAAAAATGGAGCGTCCTTCTTCGACCGCCGCGACGATGGTTGCAAAGTTGTCATCGCCTAAAATGATGTCGGACGCTTCCTTCGAGACATCGGTTCCGGTGATCCCCATGGCAATGCCGATGTCGGCCGTTTTCAAAGCTGGCGCGTCGTTGACGCCGTCTCCCGTCATAGCCACAACCGCGCCGCCCTGGCGCAACGCCTTCACGATTCGCAGCTTGTGCTCAGGGTTCACGCGTGCGTAGACGGAGGATTCTGTGGCCGTTCTGAGCAGCGTCTCTTCCGACATTGCCCCAAGTTGAGCTCCTGTAACCGCTCGCTCACCGCTACCCGCGCCCAACTCAAAAGCGATCGCTTGCGCAGTTTTAGGATGATCTCCGGTGATCATCACTAGACGAATCCCGGCGCCTTGAGCGCGAGCAACGGCCTGTTTTGCCTCCTCCCGCGGAGGATCGATCATTCCGACGATTCCGGCAAACACAAGGTCGCGTTCAACACTGCTGTCGAGCAGTTCACTTTCCGTATCGCTGGGCACGGTTCGGAAAGCGATTCCGAGTGTCCGCAATGCCTGGCTCGCCAACAGTTCATTCGTAGCCAGGATCTCCTTGCGCCGGGCGTCGGTTAAGGCTCTGCGGTTTTCTCCTACAAGTTCCTGTGAGCAACGCGCGAGAAGTATGTCGGGTGCACCTTTCGTGAAAACCAGGAGGCGCTCCTGTCTTTCGGCATCCGTATGGATCGTGCTCATCAGTTTGCGCTCGGCTGAAAAGGGAACCTCGCCAATGCGTTCGAAACGCGCAGCCAACGTTTCAGCTTTCAATCCTGCTTTTCGAGCCGCAACCAGAAGCGCACCTTCTGTAGGATCGCCTTGGATGGTCCAGCGACCATCCTGCTGCTGTTGAAGAACGGCATTGTTAGCGCGGTCTGCCGCCGAAAGTGTTCGACTCAATTCGAGGCGAAGGTCGCCTTCAACATCCGCCCCACCTTCTCGCCTCACCTCGCCTTCCGGGGCATAGCCGGTGCCCTGCATCTCCACTCGGCCGGAAGCAGTAACCACGACTCGAACGGTCATTTCATTCTTCGTCAGGGTACCCGTCTTGTCCGAGGCGATCACACTGGCTGAACCGAGCGTCTCCACCGCAGAGAGGTGACGAACGATGGCATTCTTGCGGGCCATTCTCTGAACACCAACTGAGAGGACCACTGTCACCACAGCGGGCAGTCCCTCGGGAACTGCTGCGACTGCCAGCGCTACCCCCAGGATGAGCACTTCGAAAATTGCTGAAAACCCTCTTACATCTTCAACGAGAACGATGGTCCCAATCATCACCACCGCAATCACTACCACGATGGAACCCAGCAGCTTGCCGACTCGGTCGAGTTCCTTTCGCAATGGTGTGGTCTCGTCTGGAACTTCCTTCAGCATGTCCGCGATGCGTCCCATTTCGGAATTCATACCGGTCGCAATGACCACACCGCGTCCGTGCCCGTACGACACCGATGTCCCGCTGAAAATCATATTGCTGCGATCGCCGACACCAGCCTCTTCGGTAATGGCTCCCACATCTTTTGAGACAGGCAGGCTTTCGCCGGTCAAAGGTGCTTCTGTCGTTTGCAGTGCGGTGGATTTGATGAGACGGGCGTCGGCGGGAATTGTGTCGCCTTCTTCCACCAGGAGTATGTCGCCGGGGACGATCTCCGTGGCCGGGAGCTCGCGCTGTATGCCGTCCCGCACCACGTGTGCGTGGGCTGTCGCCATTTTCCGAAGAGCAGCTACGGCAGATTCCGCTCGCTGCTCCTGGATGTAACCCATGGCGGCGTTAAGGAGCACAACCGCGAAGATGGTGATTGCCTCGTACGGCCATTCTGATTCGCGCTCATACACCCAAAGAATTGCCGAAACAGCGGTCGCGATCAGAAGAAGTACAACGAGCAAGTCCTGAAATTGTGCGAGAAACTTCCGCCATGCCGGCACCGGCTTTTCAGCCGCTACCTCGTTCTTTCCGTAGACAGCCAGCCTTTGTTGAGCTTCCGTTTCGCTCAGCCCCAACCTCACGTCGGTCTTGAACTGCGCAATGACGTCGCTGAACGGCAGTTGGTACGCAGCCCGGGCGCTACGTGGGTCAGTGTCGACGGACATTCTTTTCCTCGCTGTCGGCGCGGTTCGCATGTTACTCCGAGGCCGTGGCTCGACACAGCAGGTGCTCGGTCGAAATCGTGCGGTCAGCGTTAAAACGGCAGCTGATCTGTCCGCATAAAAACCGTACTGACTACTGTTGGTTCGGTGCCCGCACTGTAAGTACGGGACATGAAGCTCCCACGATGATGGCGTGGGCCGTGGATCCGAAGTGACTAGCCACCCGCGACCAGCCACTTCCTCTCACCCCGATGACGATCAAGTCCACCGAGTGTTCGCCGGCAATCTCCAAAACCTTCGTCGCAGGCCTTCCTTCGGCGATGAGCACCTCTGTGCTGGCGCTCGGAGTGGCCTGGTGCGGAATAACTTTTTCCAGTCTCTCGGCGAGCGACGCGTGTGACAACTTAAGGTCTTCTTCGTTTCGAACATGAAGCAGAATCAGCCGAGCTTTATGGCGTCCCGCTAATGACATGGCGTAAGCACCTGCTCGCCGCGAATCTTCCGAAAAATCGCTGGCGTACAGAATGTTGCGTATCGCGACCTGCTTCCTGGCGGACGATGCCGGGCCTACAGTTAAAACTGGACATTCGGCATCACGAACAATCTCTTCCGCAATTGATCCAACGGTCAGCTTGCGAATTCCGCTTCGTCCGGTTGTGCCCAGGGCAACCAGGCCGATGTCATGCTCTTTGATCCAACTGGGCATGACTACTCCGACATCGCCTTCGTGCAACAACGTCTTTGCCGCAACACCATGGTCCTTGAGTTCGGTTGCGAAGGAGTCGAGCTTCTTCTGTGCGCCCTGCCGAACCTCCTCTTCCACGGCGTCGAATGTTTGTGGTCTTACCGCCACATAGGTGCCGAACGGGATCACGTGTCCCACATACACGGTTGAGCCGTATTGCAGAGCAATTTCCGTCACATAGGGCAAAGACCACAACGATGCCGGTGAAAGATCTGTCGCCACGAGAATGTGCTTGAAGCTGATTGCTGGTACGCTTGCCGCCGTAGACATGACGTGCTTCTCCTCCACTGACGCAATCAATTCCCTGAGAATGGGTAACGGCGTCTACTGTGTCGCAGGTACAACTACAACGCCTGGTAAAGGAGGGCAAACGCGATACAGACCCCTTTTGCTAGAACCTCAAAAACGCACTGGTGCGTCTGCCGATTCCGCCATCTTCGTACTTGGATCTGTGTGTCTCGCCAATTGTGCCATGGTTCTCAGCGGCACACCAGCGAGCTGCATTCGCGGCGATGTAGCGGCATCAAGACAAAAAAATGCCGGACAGTTTTAGGACGTGTCCGGCATTCACATTTCGAGTTACTGCGATTACTTTACTGGGGATTGTTGCTCGCTGCGCGGGCTTCCTGGAAGCTTTGGCGGACCGAAGCCAAAAATTCCTGCGAAAGCCGCGGCGGATTGAGTTCGCCGCTCAGCGCGAGGCGGAATGGCACGTCCTTGCCGTAGAACGCCACCGTGGTTTCCTCATCCGGCCGAATGGCTGCGCCGCTCAGGTCGAGACCCGCGAAAAGACCCCGGGCTCTTGAATACGTAAGCACCTGGGCCTGAAGCTTGTAGTCGGTATTGGCGGACGCCTGGCGTCCAACCGGTCCGGCTGCTACGGAGCCTTCTCCACCGAGCTGGAACTTCGAGCTAAGTAGATCTTGCATGCCCTGCGCATTCATGATCATCATGACGACATCAACAGCCTGTGCACCGATCTGCGCGCCCCAACTGCCGCCACTGATCGTGAAAAACGCCGGCGCGCTCCAGCCGTTGTTGGTACGGCAAGTGGCCACGCCGCGACCGTGCTTTCCGCCGATCACAAATCCGCCCTTGATCATGGAAGGCACTACGGCAACGCATTTGGCGTCTTTCAATACGAACTCAGGAATACCGTCATCGGGTGCATTCACGAGCTCGCGCAAAATGTTCGCGGAATCGTTCATGCGATCCACGGCTTCAGCCTTAATACCTTCAACATTCGACCGCGCGGCAGCACCGCCCGAAGAAGCACTGTTCTGGCGTTGTGCACACCCCGTCGCAAACACCAGGGAAAGGGAAAAGAGAATCACCGCTCCAAATTTCATACCAAGCTCCACCTGTGAACCCAAAAGGTCGCGACCAAGCCTTGTTCTTGCTGATGCCGGTCGCCTGCATATGCGATTCGAGCGGACGAGTACGTGTTGTTTAAGGTGGAGCTCCTAATGCGGAATTTTGCTTAAGGCAGGTATGCAACAAACAAATCAGGGCCAACCAGAGAACCCCACCAGCGTACGTAATGCGTTCGCCCGCCAGCCAAGTCCCTGGAGCCGCTGAAACGTTCAAGTTGTGAGGGCTGCTACTGGAGCTTGAACAGCCCTTCGTAGACCCACATTCCGGCAATCACCAGTATCAGTGTGCCGGAAGCGGCCCCAAGTATTCGCATGGGCATTAGAGTTTTATCCATGCGGGCATGGATCTCCTCTTGCTCTTTGGCCATGTGCGATTCAGCTTCATCCAGATAAAGCTGGTCTTCCTCGTGCAAGGACAAAGTGCTGCGGTAGATCAGGAGGATCAGCAGGAGGGCAGTCAGGACGGCCCAAACGACGAGCAGCATCGTCAGCATTGACGACATGCGCCACCTCGCGTGACTCAATGGACCGGTCCCGATACTCGCTTCCCCGCTTATTCCCCACTTCGTGCGGGGACCGGGTAGGGGGGCCTTGGCCTAAATTATATGACGGTTTGCAAGTACCCGGTGTTTACCCTAAGGCAAAATTCTTTTGTGCGACGAAATCGGGGGTAAACCCATCTAAACATTGGACGTAGTACCGGGATTGAGCCGGGTGTATCCGGCAGATTCTGCTATAATTCAGCAGCAACGATTCGAAGGAGAGAGGAATGGCAACTACCACCACGCCGACCATCGGCACCAAGACTACCCCGATTAACATGACTTCGACTGCGGTCGCCAAGGTAAAGGAAAT
This genomic window from Terriglobales bacterium contains:
- a CDS encoding glycosyltransferase family 39 protein; translated protein: MQRTAKILRFPKPLTSAPTRLWWERLPVIAGLIFVSILLLHIPLLRLPYFWDEAGYYIPAGRDIWQHFQFIPTSTLTNAHPPLVMAWLAAAWKIFGYHAAVTRVAMLLVATFTLTGVFHLARQVANSTVALASVVVTAIFPVFFAQSTMAHLDMAAAGFTLWGLAAYVRDRYPATAFWFALAGLAKETAILAPLALCAWELLGIATRESRWSKLFLFRSSLIRAAWLLVGVCPLAIWFAYHHHETGVIFGNPEFVRYNVATTLHPVRFLAALAQRLWQAFGYMNMFVLTIATLLAMTRRPISLESPERNGGGSFTTERQRITIPKQMVFLVVLLSYLVALSVVGGAVLARYLLPVYPLVVIVFVSTLWRRLPWWPAFVGVVCLAFALGLVINPPYQFAPEDNLNYADFVRLHQQAAQYLEQHPPAGRVLTAWPGSDELTKPYLGYVKKPIQIVAIENFSMTQIMAAREAANTYDAAFLFSTKYEPHGLLIRLPFWETLQKRYFGYHVDLPPQVTAEMLQGHVVFHRSQGGQWVAVLTMDRAFNARLRR
- a CDS encoding DUF3467 domain-containing protein, giving the protein MPNPPNQPNIKLVNEPGYRESYANSVQVRVNVWDFFLVFGTMQQQVENEVEIRNFQGIYLSPQQAKALMTILQQNVTNYEQTFGEIKLDPRMAVGGPIN
- a CDS encoding VIT family protein; protein product: MRRIHREQHRSERIGWLRAAVLGANDGIVSTASLVMGVAAANSQRSEIMLAGVAGLVSGALSMAAGEYVSVSSQADTERADMALERTELTTQRTAEENELATIYVQRGLEPELARTVALQLMAHDALGAHARDELGLSEHLLARPIQAALASAATFSVGAALPLLVVVSVAQARIVFAVPAASLICLFGMGALAARSGGASPWIGAGRVTFWGALAMAATAGIGALFGTTVS
- a CDS encoding cation-translocating P-type ATPase produces the protein MSVDTDPRSARAAYQLPFSDVIAQFKTDVRLGLSETEAQQRLAVYGKNEVAAEKPVPAWRKFLAQFQDLLVVLLLIATAVSAILWVYERESEWPYEAITIFAVVLLNAAMGYIQEQRAESAVAALRKMATAHAHVVRDGIQRELPATEIVPGDILLVEEGDTIPADARLIKSTALQTTEAPLTGESLPVSKDVGAITEEAGVGDRSNMIFSGTSVSYGHGRGVVIATGMNSEMGRIADMLKEVPDETTPLRKELDRVGKLLGSIVVVIAVVMIGTIVLVEDVRGFSAIFEVLILGVALAVAAVPEGLPAVVTVVLSVGVQRMARKNAIVRHLSAVETLGSASVIASDKTGTLTKNEMTVRVVVTASGRVEMQGTGYAPEGEVRREGGADVEGDLRLELSRTLSAADRANNAVLQQQQDGRWTIQGDPTEGALLVAARKAGLKAETLAARFERIGEVPFSAERKLMSTIHTDAERQERLLVFTKGAPDILLARCSQELVGENRRALTDARRKEILATNELLASQALRTLGIAFRTVPSDTESELLDSSVERDLVFAGIVGMIDPPREEAKQAVARAQGAGIRLVMITGDHPKTAQAIAFELGAGSGERAVTGAQLGAMSEETLLRTATESSVYARVNPEHKLRIVKALRQGGAVVAMTGDGVNDAPALKTADIGIAMGITGTDVSKEASDIILGDDNFATIVAAVEEGRSIFSNIRKFLRYLLSSNIGEVMTMFFGVLLAKVIGLRADNNAVVLPLLATQLLWINLVSDGAPALALGVDPSDPGVMNRPPRPIGEKVITRQMWLGIFFVGAVMATGTLFVLDACLPGGLIDGSGSMTYAQTMAFTTLVLFQMFNVLNARSDNESAFHGIFRNHWVWLAIFLSLAMQAAAVYMPVLQRAFSTSSLSFRDWVFCLTVASSVLWLRELSKVITPSTPRRVA
- a CDS encoding universal stress protein → MSTAASVPAISFKHILVATDLSPASLWSLPYVTEIALQYGSTVYVGHVIPFGTYVAVRPQTFDAVEEEVRQGAQKKLDSFATELKDHGVAAKTLLHEGDVGVVMPSWIKEHDIGLVALGTTGRSGIRKLTVGSIAEEIVRDAECPVLTVGPASSARKQVAIRNILYASDFSEDSRRAGAYAMSLAGRHKARLILLHVRNEEDLKLSHASLAERLEKVIPHQATPSASTEVLIAEGRPATKVLEIAGEHSVDLIVIGVRGSGWSRVASHFGSTAHAIIVGASCPVLTVRAPNQQ
- a CDS encoding lipid-binding SYLF domain-containing protein, whose product is MKFGAVILFSLSLVFATGCAQRQNSASSGGAAARSNVEGIKAEAVDRMNDSANILRELVNAPDDGIPEFVLKDAKCVAVVPSMIKGGFVIGGKHGRGVATCRTNNGWSAPAFFTISGGSWGAQIGAQAVDVVMMIMNAQGMQDLLSSKFQLGGEGSVAAGPVGRQASANTDYKLQAQVLTYSRARGLFAGLDLSGAAIRPDEETTVAFYGKDVPFRLALSGELNPPRLSQEFLASVRQSFQEARAASNNPQ